One genomic region from Neoarius graeffei isolate fNeoGra1 chromosome 4, fNeoGra1.pri, whole genome shotgun sequence encodes:
- the cysltr3 gene encoding cysteinyl leukotriene receptor 2 isoform X1 produces MTGSTVMSLVVKNDSLNETNCTYFKYQAYTITYTIMFPVGFLANLAALFVFLRQTTKKTVNTVFMTNLAISDVCFSLTLPFRLIYYFKKCQWDFSDWLCRLCIYSFYMNLYTSVLFLTSLSVLRYLAVVHPILNKTLVTMRRAILGCFCIWVFVAILSLPFLISGSPHVNGKISCFEVKNKTNWKRIEPLNHVGLVFGFLIPFIIILGCYGCIIQRLFSSRILQKRRQSQHWRSVYLIIVILSTFLLCFAPYHIVRTLHLRAAVSENKEQETYLLDIVVITRCMAASNCCLNPLLYYFAGENFRTSFSRASRRMTISSLNDSIRLSRYSWSQRKRLGSQRMDTAELG; encoded by the coding sequence GTTCTACAGTTATGTCACTGGTAGTGAAAAATGATTCTCTGAATGAAACCAACTGCACCTACTTCAAATACCAAGCATACACCATCACCTACACTATAATGTTTCCAGTTGGATTTCTCGCTAATTTGGCTGCTCTGTTTGTGTTCCTGAGGCAGACAACTAAGAAGACAGTCAACACTGTGTTCATGACCAACCTGGCTATTTCTGATGTTTGCTTCTCCTTAACGTTGCCCTTTCGCCTGATTTACTACTTTAAGAAATGTCAGTGGGACTTTTCGGATTGGCTGTGTCGCTTGTGTATCTACTCTTTCTATATGAACCTTTATACCAGCGTGCTGTTTCTTACAAGTCTAAGTGTACTGCGCTATCTCGCTGTGGTGCACCCTATTCTAAATAAGACCCTGGTGACCATGCGGCGGGCTATTTTGGGGTGTTTTTGCATCTGGGTGTTCGTAGCGATCCTGTCCCTTCCTTTCCTGATCTCAGGGTCTCCGCACGTCAATGGGAAAATAAGCTGTTTTGAAGTTAAAAACAAGACTAACTGGAAAAGAATAGAACCACTCAATCATGTGGGACTGGTCTTTGGCTTCCTGATTCCATTTATCATCATCCTGGGATGCTATGGGTGCATCATCCAAAGACTATTTTCCAGTCGGATATTACAGAAACGAAGGCAAAGCCAGCACTGGCGCTCTGTGTACCTAATCATTGTGATCCTCAGCACCTTCCTACTGTGCTTTGCACCTTACCATATAGTCCGCACACTTCATCTGCGCGCCGCTGTATCAGAGAACAAAGAGCAGGAGACATACCTGCTTGATATTGTGGTCATCACTCGGTGCATGGCTGCATCCAACTGCTGTTTGAACCCCCTCCTATACTATTTTGCTGGAGAGAACTTCCGAACGTCCTTCAGTAGGGCCTCACGGCGCATGACAATCAGCTCTTTAAATGATAGCATACGCCTGTCACGATATTCATGGAGCCAGAGGAAACGATTAGGAAGCCAGAGGATGGACACAGCTGAACTTGGGTAG
- the cysltr3 gene encoding cysteinyl leukotriene receptor 2 isoform X3, with the protein MSLVVKNDSLNETNCTYFKYQAYTITYTIMFPVGFLANLAALFVFLRQTTKKTVNTVFMTNLAISDVCFSLTLPFRLIYYFKKCQWDFSDWLCRLCIYSFYMNLYTSVLFLTSLSVLRYLAVVHPILNKTLVTMRRAILGCFCIWVFVAILSLPFLISGSPHVNGKISCFEVKNKTNWKRIEPLNHVGLVFGFLIPFIIILGCYGCIIQRLFSSRILQKRRQSQHWRSVYLIIVILSTFLLCFAPYHIVRTLHLRAAVSENKEQETYLLDIVVITRCMAASNCCLNPLLYYFAGENFRTSFSRASRRMTISSLNDSIRLSRYSWSQRKRLGSQRMDTAELG; encoded by the coding sequence ATGTCACTGGTAGTGAAAAATGATTCTCTGAATGAAACCAACTGCACCTACTTCAAATACCAAGCATACACCATCACCTACACTATAATGTTTCCAGTTGGATTTCTCGCTAATTTGGCTGCTCTGTTTGTGTTCCTGAGGCAGACAACTAAGAAGACAGTCAACACTGTGTTCATGACCAACCTGGCTATTTCTGATGTTTGCTTCTCCTTAACGTTGCCCTTTCGCCTGATTTACTACTTTAAGAAATGTCAGTGGGACTTTTCGGATTGGCTGTGTCGCTTGTGTATCTACTCTTTCTATATGAACCTTTATACCAGCGTGCTGTTTCTTACAAGTCTAAGTGTACTGCGCTATCTCGCTGTGGTGCACCCTATTCTAAATAAGACCCTGGTGACCATGCGGCGGGCTATTTTGGGGTGTTTTTGCATCTGGGTGTTCGTAGCGATCCTGTCCCTTCCTTTCCTGATCTCAGGGTCTCCGCACGTCAATGGGAAAATAAGCTGTTTTGAAGTTAAAAACAAGACTAACTGGAAAAGAATAGAACCACTCAATCATGTGGGACTGGTCTTTGGCTTCCTGATTCCATTTATCATCATCCTGGGATGCTATGGGTGCATCATCCAAAGACTATTTTCCAGTCGGATATTACAGAAACGAAGGCAAAGCCAGCACTGGCGCTCTGTGTACCTAATCATTGTGATCCTCAGCACCTTCCTACTGTGCTTTGCACCTTACCATATAGTCCGCACACTTCATCTGCGCGCCGCTGTATCAGAGAACAAAGAGCAGGAGACATACCTGCTTGATATTGTGGTCATCACTCGGTGCATGGCTGCATCCAACTGCTGTTTGAACCCCCTCCTATACTATTTTGCTGGAGAGAACTTCCGAACGTCCTTCAGTAGGGCCTCACGGCGCATGACAATCAGCTCTTTAAATGATAGCATACGCCTGTCACGATATTCATGGAGCCAGAGGAAACGATTAGGAAGCCAGAGGATGGACACAGCTGAACTTGGGTAG